In the genome of Gemmatimonadales bacterium, the window CGCTGATCACCGGCGCCAAGGCGGTCGCGGCGATCCCGGCGTACGTCGTCTTCGGCTTCGAGCTGACGGTGCTGGTCGGCTCGCTCTGCACCGCATTCGGGATCGTGATCCTGTCGATGCGCAAGTCACTCAAGGGCCGCGCCTACTCGCCGCGATTCAGCGACGACCGAATCGGGATCTTCGTTCCCTGTCGGTCCGATCAGGCCAATGCCGTCGAACAGGTGCTGGTGCACCACGGCTCGGTGGAGGTGACCCGTGATGCGTAAGGCGATCCTGTTCGCCGGGCTGGTACTGCTCAGCGGCTGCAACTTCTGGTACAACGACGTTCCGTCGCCCGACGATCTGATGCACCACATTCCGTGGTTTGATCACATGATCGTGGCGAAGTCGGTGAATCCGTATTCGAGCGCGGCCGTGCCGCGGTACACTCCGGCCGGCGCAGTGCCGGTGGGCGGCGGTGAAGCCGACTGGCGCACCACCGATCCGTCCAAGCTGCAATACGGCTTCGACACGCTGTACGCCAAGAAGCTGGTGCGTCCCGCCAACCTGACGACGCGCCCCGACTCGCGCAGCGGGCAGGAGGTCTTCAATACCTACTGCGCCGTCTGTCACGGCTTCGCCGCCGACGGGAACGGTCCCGTGAAGGAGATGCTCGCGCCGTCGCTGCTCACCGCGCAGGCGCGCGCTTTCCCTGACGGCTACCTGTACAGCATGGTGCGCTACGGCCGCGGCCGGATGCCGCAGTACGGCGACAAGATCACCCGCATCGACGAACGCTGGGCGGTCGTCGATTACCTCCGCTCGCTGCAGGCGAAGTCGCCGGCGCCGCCGGCACCCGCACCGACCAAGGGGAGCCATTGATGGCCACCGACTTCGCCAAGATCAAGGATCAGCTCGCTGAGCGAAGCGTGAACGCGAATTACAGCGCGTTCTTCACCAGCGGTCTGGTGCTCGCCGCGATCGGCCTGGTGCTGTTCATCGTGTCGCTGCTCGGTGACGGGAGTCATCGCGCCTGGCAGGCCTTCCATGTGAACTGGATCTTCTGGACCGGGATCTGCGCCGGCGCGATCGCGATCACGGCCGTGCACAAGATCGTCGGCGCCAAGTGGTCCGGGGTGATCCTCCGCCTCTCGCAGGCGACGTCGTTCTTCATCCCGGTGTCGCTGATCGGTCTGGTGCTCATCATGACCGTCGGCTACCACGACATCTACGGCAACATGGCCGCAGCACTCCCGGGGCTTTCTCCCGGCAAGGCGCGCTGGCTGTCGCACAGCTGGATGGCGATCCGGATGTTCGTCGGGCTCGGCCTGCTCTTCTGGATCGGAATCCGGATGATCCGCAGCGATCTCCTCCCCGATCTCGTGACGGTGCGCGACCGCGTCACCGGACCGCGGCGGGTGCGCTACGACCGGATGCTGCAGGGATACGACGAAGCGGCCAACCACGACCGGATCTATCACTCGGCGGCGATCTACGCGCCGCTGTACGCGTTCGTGATGACGATCGTCGCGTTCGACGGCATCATGGCGCTGCAGCCGCACTGGTATTCCAACCTGCTCGGCGGCTGGTACTTCATGGGGGCGTGGCTCGGCGCGCTGATGCTCGACGCGTTGCTGATGCTGTACGCGCGCAAGGCGGTCAACCTTCGCGAGTTCATCACCGACAAGCAGCGCCACGATCTTGGCAAGCTCTGCTTCGGCTTCACCGTCTTCTGGACCTACCTGATGTGGGCGCAGTTCCTGGTGATCTGGTACGGGAACATGCACGAGGAGACCGGCTTCGTCTTCGCGCGGCTCTGGGGGCCGTGGCGCCCGGTCGGGGCTGCTGTCGGGATCGGTGTCTTCCTGATTCCGTTCGCGGGACTCCTTGGCGTCGCACCGAAGAAGGCGCCGCTCACGCTCGGCTTGCTCGCGACGATCTCCTTCGCCTCGCTCTGGC includes:
- a CDS encoding DUF3341 domain-containing protein, with product MAAVTSVPGVLGSFDHVDGAADAIRELKSSGFKDLTVYTAAANHEIETAIGDPVSPVRMFTLVGGLCGVAAGFGMTIWMSRDWPLITGAKAVAAIPAYVVFGFELTVLVGSLCTAFGIVILSMRKSLKGRAYSPRFSDDRIGIFVPCRSDQANAVEQVLVHHGSVEVTRDA
- a CDS encoding cytochrome c, producing the protein MRKAILFAGLVLLSGCNFWYNDVPSPDDLMHHIPWFDHMIVAKSVNPYSSAAVPRYTPAGAVPVGGGEADWRTTDPSKLQYGFDTLYAKKLVRPANLTTRPDSRSGQEVFNTYCAVCHGFAADGNGPVKEMLAPSLLTAQARAFPDGYLYSMVRYGRGRMPQYGDKITRIDERWAVVDYLRSLQAKSPAPPAPAPTKGSH